One part of the Lotus japonicus ecotype B-129 chromosome 2, LjGifu_v1.2 genome encodes these proteins:
- the LOC130739918 gene encoding phospholipid-transporting ATPase 3-like, with amino-acid sequence MTLEEPQPSSSSSSSSSSSRMDQSVPSSRTFRLGRVQPQAPGHRTIFCNDRLANLPVRLTGNSISTTKYNVFTFLPKGLFEQFRRVANIYFLTISVLSTTPISPVSPITNVLPLSLVLLLSLIKEAFEDWKRFQNDMAINNGTIDVLRDREWVSIPWKKLQVGDLVKVKQDEFFPADLLFLASTNVDGVCYIETANLDGETNLKIRKALEKTWDYFTPEKASEFKGEIQCEQPNNSLYTFTGNLIIQNQTLPVNPNQLLLRGCSLRNTEYIVGVVIFTGHETKVMMNSMNVPSKRSTLERKLDKLILTLFATLFVMCFIGAIGSAIFVNKKYFYLHLESSEEGSAQFDPRNRFLVFLLTMFTLLTLYSTIIPISLYVSIEMIKFIQSTQYINKDLHMYHYETNTPALARTSNLNEELGQVEYIFSDKTGTLTRNLMDFFKCSIGGEIYGNGVTEIEKGIAERSGIKIKENVSPNAVRERGFNFDDARLMRGAWRNEPNPDSCKEFFRCLAICHTVLPQGDESPEKICYQAASPDESALVIAAKNFGFFFYRRTPTMIYVRESHVEKIGKIQEVSYEILNVLEFNSTRKRQSVLCRYPNGRLVLYCKGADSVIYERLADGYNDIKKVTREYLEQFGSSGLRTLCLAYKELHPDVYESWNEKFIQAKSSLRDREKKLDEVAELIETDLILIGSTAIEDKLQDGVPACIDILQRAGIKIWVLTGDKIETAINIACACNLINNKMKQFIISSETDAIREVEDRGDQVEIARFIKEEVKKELKKCFEEAKSHFSSLSGPKLALVIDGKCLMYALDPSLRVMLLNLSLNCHTVVCCRVSPLQKAQVTRLVKKGAQKITLSIGDGANDVSMIQAAHVGVGISGLEGMQAVMASDFAIAQFRYLADLLLVHGRWSYLRICKVVTYFFYKNLTFTLTQFWFTFQTGFSGQRFYDDWFQSLYNVIFTALPVVIVGLFDKDVNASLSKKYPELYREGIRNVFFKWKIVAIWAFFSVYQSLIFFYFVSSSSLSAKNSAGKTFGLWDVSTMAFTCVVVTVNLRVLMISNSITRWHYISVGGSILAWFIFVLIDSVISTPYDRQENVYFVIYVLMNTLYFYLTLILVPAAALFGDFVYQGVQRWFFPYDYQIIQEMHKHENDDTGRAQLLETGDRLSPSEGRSYALSQLSRETTKHTGFTFDSPGYESFFAAQFGVHAPQRAWDVARRASMRSRPKIVQKK; translated from the exons ATGACATTGGAGGAGCCTCAACcgtcatcttcatcttcatcttcatcttcatcttccagaATGGACCAGAGCGTTCCTTCATCTCGAACGTTTCGACTCGGCCGAGTCCAGCCTCAAGCCCCTGGCCACCGCACCATCTTCTGCAACGATCGCCTCGCCAATCTTCCCGTCCGATTAACG GGGAACTCAATATCGACTACAAAGTACAACGTTTTCACTTTTCTCCCAAAAGGATTGTTTGAACAG TTCAGGAGGGTTGCTAATATCTACTTTCTTACAATCTCAGTCTTGTCTACCACACCCATCAG CCCTGTCTCTCCAATAACTAATGTGCTTCCTCTATCTCTGGTGCTTCTCCTCTCTCTTATTAAGGAAGCTTTTGAGGACTGG AAGCGTTTTCAAAATGACATGGCAATAAACAATGGTACGATAGATGTACTGCGAGATCGAGAATGGGTGTCTATACCCTGGAAAAAGTTGCAAGTTGGTGACCTAGTCAAG GTTAAGCAGGATGAATTCTTTCCTGCAGATCTGCTTTTCCTGGCTAGTACAAATGTTGATGGTGTCTGCTACATTGAG ACAGCTAATTTGGACGGGGAAACCAATTTGAAGATTAGGAAAGCATTGGAAAAGACTTGGGATTACTTTACTCCAGAGAAGGCATCTGAGTTCAAAG GTGAAATTCAGTGTGAACAACCAAACAACTCATTATATACCTTCACTGGGAATCTTATAATTCAAAACCAAACTCTTCCTGTCAATCCAAATCAACTGTTGTTGCGA GGATGCAGTCTCAGGAATACAGAATATATTGTTGGGGTTGTTATTTTTACAGGACATGAAACAAAG GTGATGATGAATTCTATGAATGTTCCTTCCAAAAGAAGTACATTGGAGAGGAAGCTTGACAAGCTCATACTCACTCTTTTTGCAACTCTCTTTGTGATGTGTTTTATAGGAGCCATAGGCAG TGCTATTTTTGTAAACAAGAAGTACTTTTATTTACATCTTGAATCATCAGAGGAGGGCTCAGCACAGTTTGACCCCAGAAACAGATTTTTG GTTTTCCTTCTGACTATGTTTACCCTCCTCACTTTATACTCAACAATCATCCCTATTTCACTTTATGTATCGATAGAG ATGATCAAATTTATTCAGTCCACTCAATATATTAACAAGGACTTGCACATGTACCATTATGAAACCAATACCCCAGCATTGGCCAGAACATCAAATCTGAATGAAGAGCTTGGGCAG GTGGAATACATTTTCTCTGACAAGACTGGAACTTTAACAAGAAACTTAATGGATTTCTTCAAGTGTTCAATTGGGGGAGAGATCTATGGTAATGGCGTGACCGAAATTGAGAAGGGAATAGCAGAGCGTAGTGGCATTAAAATTAAG GAAAATGTCTCACCAAATGCAGTGCGAGAGAGGGGTTTTAATTTTGATGATGCTAGGCTTATGAGAGGAGCTTGGAGGAATGAGCCGAATCCTGATAGCTGCAAG GAATTCTTCAGATGCCTTGCTATATGCCATACTGTGCTTCCCCAGGGGGATGAGTCCCCTGAGAAGATCTGCTATCAAGCTGCATCACCTGATGAGTCTGCTTTGGTAATTGCTGCGAAGAACTTCGGTTTTTTCTTTTACAG ACGCACGCCTACGATGATATATGTTCGTGAATCTCATGTTGAGAAAATTGGTAAAATTCAAGAAGTCTCGTATGAGATTTTGAATGTGCTTGAGTTTAACAG TACAAGGAAGCGTCAATCTGTTTTATGCCGTTATCCAAATGGGAGGCTTGTATTGTACTGTAAG GGTGCTGATTCTGTAATCTATGAAAGATTAGCAGATGGTTATAATGATATTAAAAAAGTGACTAGGGAGTATTTGGAACAATTTGGATCTTCTGGACTACGCACATTATGCCTGGCTTACAAAGAATTACATCCTGATGTTTATGAAAGCTGGAATGAGAAGTTCATCCAGGCCAAATCTTCTCTACGTGATCGGGAAAAGAAGTTAGATGAG GTGGCAGAACTTATAGAAACTGATCTCATTTTAATTGGTAGCACTGCCATAGAGGACAAGCTTCAAGATGGAGTACCAGCCTGCATAGATATTCTTCAAAGAGCTGGCATTAAAATTTGGGTGCTCACAGGGGACAAGATTGAAACAGCAATTAATATTGCCTGTG CATGCAATTTAATAAACAATAAGATGAAACAGTTTATTATCAGTTCAGAAACTGATGCAATTAGAGAAGTTGAAGACAGG GGGGACCAAGTAGAAATTGCACGGTTTATTAAAGAAGAAGTGAAGAAAGAACTGAAGAAGTGCTTTGAAGAAGCAAAAAGCCATTTTAGCTCTCTATCTGGACCAAAATTAGCACTTGTAATTGATGGAAAATGTCTAATGTATGCATTGGATCCTAGTTTGCGAGTCATGCTGCTGAATTTGAGTTTGAATTGTCATACAGTTGTTTGCTGCCGCGTTTCTCCTTTACAGAAAGCACAG GTCACGCGTTTGGTCAAGAAAGGTGCACAAAAAATAACACTTAGTATTGGTGATGGAGCCAATGATGTTAGCATGATCCAAGCTGCTCATGTTGGCGTTGGGATAAGTGGATTGGAGGGGATGCAAGCTGTGATGGCAAGTGATTTTGCCATTGCACAGTTTCGTTACCTTGCAGATTTGCTGCTTGTTCATGGCCGGTGGTCATATCTTCGAATATGCAAG GTGGTGACTTACTTCTTTTACAAGAATCTCACATTCACTCTTACTCAGTTTTGGTTTACCTTTCAAACTGGGTTTTCTGGCCAGAGATTTTATGATGATTGGTTTCAGTCATTATATAATGTTATCTTCACAGCACTTCCTGTGGTCATTGTTGGACTATTTGACAAG GATGTCAATGCATCTCTATCCAAGAAGTATCCTGAACTATACAGGGAGGGAATAAGAAATGTATTTTTCAAATGGAAAATTGTGGCTATATGGGCCTTCTTTTCTGTCTACCAGTCTTTAATATTCTTCTATTTTGTGAGTTCGTCCAGTTTAAGTGCTAAAAATTCAGCAGGCAAGACATTTGGACTCTGGGATGTCAGCACAATGGCCTTCACATGTGTTGTAGTAACAGTCAACTTGCGAGTTCTTATGATTAGTAATTCAATCACAAGATGGCACTACATTAGTGTTGGTGGAAGTATATTAGCGtggtttatttttgttttaatagATTCAGTGATCAGCACTCCTTATGATCGACAG GAGAATGTGTATTTTGTCATATATGTCTTGATGAACACATTATATTTCTACCTCACACTAATTCTTGTCCCTGCCGCGGCACTTTTTGGTGACTTTGTGTACCAAGG GGTTCAGAGATGGTTCTTCCCTTATGATTATCAGATAATTCAAGAGATGcacaaacatgagaatgatgACACCGGCAGGGCACAACTGCTAGAGACAGGGGACCGGCTTTCTCCATCTGAGGGAAGGAGCTATGCCCTATCTCAACTATCACGTGAGACAACAAAGCACACTGGGTTCACTTTTGACTCACCTGGTTATGAGTCATTTTTTGCCGCACAGTTTGGTGTACATGCCCCACAAAGGGCCTGGGATGTTGCAAGACGAGCAAGTATGAGATCTCGGCCAAAGATTGTACAGAAAAAGTAA